From the Manihot esculenta cultivar AM560-2 chromosome 14, M.esculenta_v8, whole genome shotgun sequence genome, the window AGGACTCTCCACATGCAAGCTACCATTACAGCTTTCTTCCACAACATGAGAACCATTTACTGTAGGATATGCATCAGCTGTGCTTTCTGTAGTTGGGTCACAAGTGCTACCAATATTACCTGTGTCAACAGAGGATTCATTACCATGCTTGTACTTCTTGCTCTGACTTCTAATGCTTGCACGCACCGTAGAAGCAATCTCATTTGCTCCATGTGTGATAGAGCTCAAAAATCCACCTGATGAATTCAATTCCTTAACATGAAGCGGTGACAAAATCAGCCTTCTAAATGGACCCAAATCACAAAAATCACCAGTTTCATTAGACATACTACTGTGACAATCAACATGTAAAAGTCGTTGACACCACAAGCAACACCATATAGGGGATCCACTAAGAAAAGACCCACTACATGGCTCTTCACAAAAACTACAAAAGGAAGTTTCATCCGGTTGATCTGTCATCTCTGTCCATCGAACAGCCCATTGGTGCATCACATTCTCCAATCCAACCATAGATACACACTTGCAATCCTTTTGAGCACTTGAAGAACAACTTAGGTGTGCTGCTGAACCACAAATGCTACAATGATGAAGAAAACTGTCCGACGCCACCATAGGCCCAAGAGTTTGAGAAGGAGACATTGATTTTAAACAGACACAGCAATTTAGATTCTTTCCACGAGATAGAGATTCAAGAACCCAATTATGTGAAGCTACAGGAACCTTGTGCCTCGCCTTTGGGTTCTTCTTTGACCTGGCTATCGCTTTCATCCAATTTAGACTAATATTTCTTCTCCATTGGAAAGCTGTGTAAGCTATCGTCAAAATACCAACTAGAGCAGCAGTAAagcaagataaaataaaaatgcgAGACTCAGTTGGATTGTTCCAGCCAGGAAGCAACATCCCAATCTCTCTATCATCATCCATTCTTCAAATTGTATTATTTCTCATTCCAAAAACTCTACCACGATCAAAAGTACCACCAAATCACAGCAAAACTGTATTCCTATTCACCCTCCAAGCTACCTCTACCTTGAAGCATAAATAAGTCGAATGATAAAAATGCTTGAGCCTTATATCCACTTCACTTTAACACACTACCAAAACCCATATTCACATCATACTGATTAAAATAAACCCATGAATTCAAGTACGCCGCACAATAACAGTACTCGATCCTACTGTGAAAGAAAGATGAAATCTCCGAGATGATAAGAAAACGACAACACGGAAGATATCTGTCAAAATAAAAAGGCAATTAAGTTTAGATGCAAAATGCAAGAGAGTGTTACCCATTACCATAAAATTGGCATTCTTCCTCTTTATTCTCAAACAATGGCGAATATAGTTTGAAAGTAATACTCGCATTGCTCAGCCAAGCAACGCAGCTGAACTCCATTATcaattcaaactctccaactcAGAAATCAAGAGAAAAAGAGATTTCACCCTGCCCCCTCCCCCCAATAAAGAAAAGGGCATTCGATCTCTTGCAAGTTGCAACAACTCCAAAGAGAACAATCACCAAAAATTACGTTATCTTAGAGATGAAAAAGAACACAACAATATCATTTCcagaaaaggagaaaagaaattaaaattgccTGTATTTCCTGccaatctttaaaaaaaagttaaataaataaaacaaaggCAAGAGCTTACAGTAACAGTAAGCGACGAGCCAGAGAAGCAGCCGATCGAAGGAAGGTGAAGCCCTGAACCTGAGGTCGATCTAGAATAGAAAGTGAAATCCAGAGAGGGAGAATCTGTTTTCGAATTTAGAAAATTTGAGCATCGAAGCAAAAACCCCATACCAAAACCAAATCCaggatgtattttttttttcgataTTCGAAATCGAGGGGAAAAAAGTATGGGCTTATGAGTtacattttttcctttttttctctttttccgtaaaaaattaaaaataaaatttttattttttgaaagcaaAAGCGAAATCCGAAGATTCTTTATATTGGGAACAACTTGCATGGAGAGAAGGAAGGCGCCTAGATTCTGAATCTCGAGCATGACTGTCACGTGACGCCAGTGGAAGTTACATTGACAATTTTGGGTCCCACTATACTGGAACGATGGCGTATTAAACGGTTGAGTAATTCATCAGATCAGATGAACGCGTAAACGACAACTAATTAACCCAAATAATCTAAACCTAAAAACAACGAAAGCAAAGCCCAGTCCAAGAAAGAACAAATAAAGCCCAAAGGCCCACTAATACAGTcctttcagaaaaaaaaagcaAGTAGAGTTTACCGAACCCCACCGTCCACGGCGGCCTCCAGTAGATGAGCTGGGAGAattaaaccaaaaaagaaaaacaaacaagAAGGAAGAAGTCTCTCTCTAGAAAATCTAGAGAAAGGCCCCAAGGCCAATACATAAAGTTCATCAAACATTAAAATGGCCTCTAGGATCTGACTTGATCTAGAAGATTCCAATCGATCGATCATCCATATGGATGCtggattcaaataaaaaaagaaaaaagcacaAGGACGATGACAATGAAGAGTATTCCCTGTTTCGaaacaaaacaaataaaaaaaacgcCATCTAAAATAGATGGGAGGAGCTCTTCAGCAATACCCGCCTCTCGCAACCTATAAACGATTCTAAACAAAGGGAGCACCGATCTAAAAAacccaaacctgcatgcaaaagaagaaagagaaaaaataaataaacagcaAAGCAAAAATAGatcacaagaaaaaaaaaaccctgcTCAGATCTGCAAACAAAATGATcaaagaaaaagggaaaagtGAGAGAGAAAAGAGGAAGAACTGAGGGTGAAATGTGACGATTGATATCTTACAATTATTCACAAGATATTTGAGCATGGTTATGAGTACCGAgtcctattttatttattatttccttAGATCTGGCCTCTACCAAAGATAAATGTGCTTTTAAACCCTGGATATGATCTATAAGCATTATCAAAGCTTCAATACAATTTTGAAAAGAGACTTAGGAGCTCAAGTCATAAAAGAATACAAATTCGTGCGTGCGATTATTATTTACTGGTTGGCCTGTGCCGTCAAGCATTTGTACGAAGCTAAGATGGGTGAAAAAGACCATTTTCACACCAACAGAATCACGAAACCAACGACGAAATCAAACACCAGTACCAGATTACCTCACCAAATTCCAAGTGTTTGTCTTGTACACACATTCCCGATCATGACAGTTCAAAACCTTTTAAAAGAAAgtataaaatggtctaaataaATAATCATGTTTTAGATTTCCCATAATGTCTTTCGTGTTTAAGTTATACTAGGAGTCCACTCCACTTTCAAATGCGTCAGTATCGTGAATTGGTTTCCATATATCATTTATAAGAAACTCATGAGATGGTGTTCGAGCTCTTGAACCATTTCCTGCGGATTTCCACGTACGTTCATCATCAAGAACTTGGCATTTCCTTGCATATTTTGGATTTTCAACTGCGGGATCGTATGGATGGACAAAGTGGAATTCTCGCAGAACTCCCAGTTGGGTACAGATTCTTGCCCACTGATGAAGAACTCGTGACTCATTATTTGATGAACAAGGCATTTTACAAGCCTCTTCCTGCCCATGTTGGTCAGGACATCAATGCCAGTGAGCTTTATAGCAAGCCTCCTAACACCCttggtaattattttttatttcctcCCCCTTTATATCATCTTCATTTCTTGGAGTTCTTTCTATTTGATATTTAcatcatttctttttataaGGTATTCTTTCTAGTTGATTACAGTGTCAATGCTTTTGATGATGGAcgcttattttctttcattttttaacTAGTTCTTTTTTTAGAATGATCGATGGGGAAACCATGAAGAAGAAGGGAGAATCCAAATCTAGAAGGACAACATACAATCCAAATCTAGAAGGACAACACAATAACTGCAACAAGAGAAATTCAAATATGTTAAGGAAatggagaaaaaagaaaagaaaattatttggaGGTTGACAATAACAAAGATGGTGGATGACATGAACTTGGAAgcatgccaaaaaaaaaaaaaagacatgaaCTTGGAAGGGAAATATGAGGAAGAAATGAAAGCAAACTTTAGCATAGCCAAAGTTTCAAAAGTGTCTTTACATGTACATCAATCAATGCCAAGCACTTAATAATTCTCttgaaaaaaaaactctaagaAATTTATTAGAGATTACCATGGTTTTCATATTTGTTTTTTGTTATTCTATTgatattcatatatttattttcatatctTTTAATCTGgcaataaataatatagataCTAGCTTATTGAAGTTTTTGTTTTGTAACAGTGACTCTTTCCTGTGGAGAAAGAGAATGGTATTTCTTCATTTATGGGGAGGAAGATTCTGTAGGAGAAAGAAAAACAATTAGAATTGTTGGAGATGGAATAGGGTTTTGGAAATCAAGTGGGCAAGAAAAATCCATTTGCAACTCAGATGGAAATGTTTTTGGACTCAAATTCCAATTCACCTACTTCTCAGGAACATTTCCAAATGCCAAGAGAACACATTGGCGGATGGATGTGTACCGATTGCCC encodes:
- the LOC110600466 gene encoding NAC domain-containing protein 101, yielding MDGQSGILAELPVGYRFLPTDEELVTHYLMNKAFYKPLPAHVGQDINASELYSKPPNTLVTLSCGEREWYFFIYGEEDSVGERKTIRIVGDGIGFWKSSGQEKSICNSDGNVFGLKFQFTYFSGTFPNAKRTHWRMDVYRLPTQYYPAQKVTKKKIVFFRDNQDFKFQ